From the Scomber japonicus isolate fScoJap1 chromosome 8, fScoJap1.pri, whole genome shotgun sequence genome, the window GCGCAATGTGTGTGAATCTGTGAGTTGTTGTTCCGCCTGCGATTTGGATGGATTTGGAATTTTGGTATTTGGGCCGCAGACCAGGAATTTGCATCCTGGGGggtcagagaggagggggtTTGGAGAGTGGAGGATAGCAGTGCAGGGGGCCAGAGGGGGGGTAAGAATGGGctgtccctctctcctccctctctcctccctcctcgtctcggcttctctctctctccctctctctctctttccctccctttgcATGTGTTCAGCTGTTCCAGCTGTCTCCCCACTCACTCTCTCAGGGTCATGCAGGCAGGAGTTTAAGGGACCACTTCTGTACGCCAACTCAGCCGGGACAACAGCAGCCAGCAGGACACACTGgccagagagagactgagactcTTCCGGAAAGACTCGTCTGTGAGTACTTTTTTGCCTTTCTTTTATGTCTGACATCAACGTAAGAAGGGATTTGTGTCAAAAAGGGAACTAGTGGATGACCTATTAACTTTGTCAGCACATTAGGAGAAGTTAGGGAGGTGAGATGTACCCTCTTACCTACTTTTCTGGTACAGGCCATACACGTCACAGCTGCACCATTGCTCGGCTCTGCTCTCTCAGCTACACTTGGCTCCTCAGAGAAGCCAAGATAACGTGGCCCACAGTCTGTGTAGTTTGCCTCTTGGCTCTGTGTTTCAGACACTGTAATAGGAGGGTAGACAGGAAGAGAGGCAGTGAGTCACAGGGCATGTATTATTGTACAGTATATTGCAAAATTCTTCACTCTTGTACAACTTTTAAAGTGAATGTCACAATCTCAGTTTAGTCACTCTAGACTAAACTACAGCAAGACAATCTGGCtaaaattgaaattaaaagagaaatgttaaCAGCATGTATTCAACAAGAGAAACAGGTGTCAGCTACAAACACACATCCTGAAACCTGGATGCCATCACATTGCAAGATATTGCCTTTTTACTATTTGACAGCCCTTTTCATTGCTGTTTGCAGAGTATACTGCTAATAGTTAGCATGTGACAGCTCCAATGTCACTGTAATGACTCCGGTGGGATTATAAAAGCAGGAAGGACCACAGATCCCTGAAAACAGCCCATCATCCGGTGCCACACTGTCAGCACACACTAATGCATCACAGCCCTTTTGACACATTAACCGAGGCAGACAGAACAGCAACACCACTGGGAGAGCACAACAGCTCAGGAGGGATTTGTACAGTTACAGTATGTGAATTTCTCCTGCAGTCTCACTCTCCATCATTGACTGTGGAGCTTCCCTGAACAGAAGCtaagctgcatgtgtgtgtgagatggagACCCCGCTGGTAGTGGATTTGCAGGTTCACTGCCACAACGGCAGCAGAGCGCAGCTGTAACGCACTGGGCCACCGTGCTCTCAGGCTGCTCTATGCGCAACCGAGCAGAACTACACAAAGCTAGCTATGTATACACATTACAATATatgacagcgtgtgtgtgtggtctaactgtgtgtttttcctgGTCCCCATGTGGCCACTTTTACCCCGCTGCCTGACATTTTGATTGTTAAAATGTGCTGACTGTGTGAATTTAAAAATGGGTCAATGTGCTGTTATTGAAGCTGAGGCCTATACAGAAATGATGtgagattttaattattttattgtgagAGGTATGTGAATACAATACACAACAGGTGTTAGAACAGAATGTTGAGGCTTCAACTGTGATACTGATGTTTCTTTACGTCATCAGTCATCCAAACCGAGATGATGAACTTCTGCACTAGGGACACATTGTCTGACATCCTCCTACACAATGAGGAGAGATATGAGAAGTTCAGGGCAGTGGCTGGAGGTTTGGCACCAGCTGTCCTCTTATGCAAACCATGGGGGGTTTCCCAGAACCTGATACTCTGGGAACCACTGCTGTGGCAGGGCATCCCAGCTGAGAACTGGCGCCCACATCCTTGCCACGGGCATTCCAGAGGTCCACCGCCACTTGATCTGCAGTGGCAGTCAGGCAACACCCACGCATCACTGTTGGCCACACTCAGTAGCCATCGAGTGACTGGACCCTGGATTGATGGTCAGTTTGTTTTTGGGTGGTTTCAGGACACATTTTTGCTGGTTGTAAGTGTCCCCCGAGCCAAGTCAGAGAGGTCACGTACTGCGGCCGTCTGATTGCACGGTGGCATGTGTTACCGTCTGTGTGTACAGGGTGAGCGCATGTTTTGCTACTTTTCACCAAACAAGGGTCACAAATGGCCAATGATGTCACTCATCAAGTATTTGAGGGCATCCAGGTCACTCTGCTGCCTTCTAGTTGTCTCAATGTGAAATACAACAATAAGCACTGCCTGCAAATGTGGCATGAGGAGTTTATATCCGAGCGTGTGTACGTGCACATAGACAGGCAGTGATTATAACTTTCCTGTCGTGTATTTTAACTGGAACTCACTGACTTTGCAAACAACACTCActtaaacttttcttttcatttcttcaaaTGGCCTGCTCTTTCCATGAATTTGGTCTGTGGGAGCTGGAATAGATGATTTGTTTATGTTTAGAGTCAGCTTAAACACTTATAGCTTCTCTCCAGGAACATTAACTGAAGTATGGTTTGTCTCTGCTGAGAAAAAGGCCCTCAGAAACCTCAGCACACAAAATTTACTATAAAAATACACTACACTGTGCAGAACACTATGACAAAGACAGATGCCCTCATCCATTACAgagaaataacaacaacatcTTTAGAGGCGATTCCTTGTCACAAATTAATTTGAGGTTTGTCTCAGAGACTGAAGTAGCTGAGCAGCAGATGTGAAACGTTGTAAAATGTGCAAGCAACAACCAGAATTTATGTGCTCCCACCGACGCTGCTCTGATACACAGTAAACCAAACCTCTGGAGGCAGTGCTCAGCAAGACTATCATTCCACTGAGTTGTAGTCTGCCAGTCTGAAGACACAGAGGGCTTTCTGTGAGCAGCAGCTAATATGAAAGTATTCCTGTGATGTTGACTTTGTTATTTTCAGCCAAAGGAGGGAGTACGTcacaatgtttatgtttttaccTGGCAGTGGTTCATTCAATTTATTCTTGCTGTGATCAAGGGGGAACTGTTTGGTCGACAAACAGTGAACCAAGTCCAAGAAGCTAACTGTTTGTGTTCTGACTGACTACTTAAAAATTGGCTGCCAGACTTCAAGTTGATTTATCCATTTCAGCTGTGGGAACAGCTTACAGAGCCGAGCACGAAAGCATAGCACAAGTGTGTTTTGAGTCTGAATCAAACTATTTTTTGATTTCTGAGTTTCTAACATgaccttttaaatgttttttttccactttcttgtctctctctgaAATACAGATACCACTTGGCTGCTCTGCACATCACAAGTCGGCTGCCTCTCTCATCTTTAAAGCAGCTCTACCTGTctgatagctctgtgtgtgtttgtgtgtgtgtgtgtgtgtgtatgtttgtgtatttgtgtgcatgttttacgTGTGTTCCTGTCCCATCTCCCATCAATTAGTGCATTAGTATGcagggtgtttgtgtgtcaatCTTGTgcgtgtgcatatgtgtgtctgtgctccTCCGCAGTGCTATTTCACAGCCCCATACAGAAAGTGACACCTACACGGTAAGGATTGATGaatctctcttcctccttctcttttcctctctcttcctttctttttctttgcatcTTCTCTTCTTTGCTTCCATACCATATATCATACCTGccatacttttttttgtgtgtgttgaaattTCTGCCTCCaatcctccatcttctctctggTTTAATATTCCACAGCAATGTTTGTTTTCCAGTCTTTTATGGTAGTGCTAGCTGGGGgtatttttggttttaattCCATGTTTCTCTAGGCCTAGGTTTTCTTTCCATGAAGGTCACAGCACTATTTTTTTCCAGAATAATAATAACCCTTTTTCCAAACAGTGGCCTTAAATCGTTTGAGATTTGTCATTTAGAAGTGACATTTGGCTCTAGGACAGCtgtttaaaatgtcacacaTCCTTTAACAAGCAGCAgactttttgtctctctggcTCAGCACTGTTACACGAATACAGAGGAAACAAGTTTCCCTATCCTCTGCTCTTTTTTCAAGTCCCACTAGTGGGGATTGTGTATTATGAATATATTATGCAACTGCTTGGCTTATACGGGCTGTTCAcatctttctttccatcattttctcacactctcttcctctctgctgcttttttgcAGGAATGCACAGATGGGTATCATTGGGACCCTCAGACTGAGCACTGCAAaggtaaaacacatttaaacatatttattatccACCTCAACACCTAATCCTTATGGATAGTAACAGCTTTGATCATCCTTCTGCTCTCCGTggtctttcctgtctttttgaTTTGTTCTTAACAAGGACAAACAGTCTGCACTTCATGTTCAGAGTCTAACTATGTGTCTCTGTGACTCCCATCAGACATAAACGAGTGTGAGACTATTCCAGATGCCTGCAAGGGGGAAATGAAGTGCTTCAACCACTATGGAGGGTACCTGTGCCTTCCTCGCTCTGCGTCAGTCATCCCGGCTCCAGAGGCCCCCATCACGCCCACCGAGGCCTTTAACCCCTGCCCCCTGGGCTACGAGCCACAGGGAGACAgctgtgtgggtgggtgtcTGGTTTTGTAGGTTTGGGGGTTGAAGGTAGACAGGTGGCCACAGGATGAGTGATCATtaagcatgtttgtgtgtgtgcgtgtgtgtgtgattgtgtaaaTTTATTGTCAGTGGCCACAGATTGTGAGGGACAGGTGGCCGTGGCAGGTGCTGGGACAGGAGGCAGCATGTTGGTGCAATCAGCGTGGGTGTTAGTGAGTATGTGTCTACGGGGGGCAGCCAGACAGTGTAGGAATTTGGAGGATTTCACACGAGGACAGCTGCGGTGTTTTACAAAACCGGACTTGCAGCGAGAAAGCTACTGGTGCCGGAGGACAGCGGCGAGGTGTTCATCTGCATGAGACAGCAAACATGATTCAACATGATGTGATATTCTCAGCTGTCGGGTGCAAATGAGGGGAACAGAGTCGCCCATCGTCTGCCCTCGAACAGTCACACTGCTTCTTTCAGTCATGTTGGATGAGGATTTGTTTGCTCACAATaaccacttcttttttttttggcatgttGTATCACATCATCCACAAACACAGATGTCGATGAATGTGAGCGAGATGAACATGACTGTCAGCCCAGCCAGGATTGTGTTAACACACTGGGTGCCTTCACCTGCCAGTGTCCCGATGGTTACCGCAAGGTTGGCACAGAGTGCATTGGTGAGATCATCTTGAGTTATCCTTCAACAAATACAGCTAAGCGTCTTGAGATATACTGTAGCTaatttgaaaaatgtttccTGAGGTGGGATTAGTTATATCCCTTTACTGActctttcctcctccatttcctctcagACATTGATGAGTGCAGGTACAGGTACTGCCAACATCGCTGTGTCAATGTGCCTGGTTCCTTCTCTTGTCAGTGTGAACCCGGTTTCCAGCTGGCAGGAAATAACCGATCTTGCATTGGTGAGTCAACGCCCTCAGATTATGAGACTCAACtgtcacaaaaaacacattcattcagcATTCAACACTCACATCcaaagtatttccatttgatgatactttatacttctactccactacatctcAGAGTGAAATAATGTACGTTTTACGCCACAAAATGTTTTGGCAGCTATAgttaatattttctttgtaCAGTAAAATTTTACATGATGCATTTTTTCAGATTAAACTAAGAAATAAGTAAAATTAGGTTGTAGAGAAAAAAGAGTAAAGTAAAATATGTATGCATTTAACAGGAGGGAgtcaaatacacaaacacacaacaaatacacaccATGGACTTGCATTATGGTAATGGTAGGATTCAGAGGTTTTGGATCTTATCAAGAAatctctgcttctgctgcatcaattttgatcttactttttaaaaaatgcacccCTTGTGTCTCCCAACTACTGGCAGTACAATACTAAATCCCTGCAGGACTGCTTCAACCTGTTGCTCACTTAATTCTTtagaaaatgtaatcaaatattTAGATTATTATACCACTATGAAGGATTCAGTTCTGCATAACAAGTAGTTCCCCCATCAATACTTTGGTACATTTATCTGCTAATACTTCTGAGcttgaatgcaggactttgaCCTGTTATGGAGTACTTTAACTGTGTGCTATTGCTATTTATACTTAAGTAAAGGTTCTGAATATGCCATCCTTCTCTGTCCATTCAATCCTCTCAgatgtgaatgaatgtgataTGGGTGCTCCCTGCTCTCAGAGGTGTTATAACACTTATGGCACCTTCCTTTGTCGCTGTGACCCGGGTTATGAGTTGGGGCCTGATGGCTTTGTTTGTAATGGTAAGAGACCTCATTTGATTAATGTGTTCAACAGTCAGTAATACCATGTTTCTTTACTGGGATTAAGCTATGTTTTTTGTTCCCTTTCTACCTTTCATGTTGGGCAATTTATAAACCCTGAACATGTCACTTGACAGACATTGATGAGTGCAGCTATTCCAGTTACCTGTGCCAATACCAGTGTGTCAACGAACCGGGAAAGTTCTCCTGTGTGTGCCCAGAAGGATACCAGCTGCTAGGCACAAGACTATGCCAGGGTAAACACACCCGCTTCCATTTCCTTCCACAACTAACACCTTCCTCTTTGTGCTTTCAGAGTCACAAATGAAGCACTGACTTGATCCTTATTACTTCTTTGACAGCAGCTAGACTCTTGTACAATCCTTTTTTGTCCCGTTCAATCACACATTATGAGCTGTTTGTCCTCCGCAgatataaatgaatgtgaaacAGGGGAGCACCAGTGTACTGATACGCAGACATGTGTGAATATCCATGGACGATACCAGTGTGTGGACACCAACCGGTGCCAAGAGCCTTACGTACAAGTATCTGAGAAGTGAGTGACACCTCATGAAAACTTGTGTGtgctcatacacacaaaaacaacacacttttacacacgTACACGCCTTTTCCCAATTACTAAAATATGTATTTGCCATCAGCCCAGAATATAATCAGCCCCTTTACTGAGTATGGCTAAAACTGCAAGATTACTCCAATTACTTTTTCCATGTATGAATCCAACTTTGCAACCTTTTCTTCTGAACATGGTCCAGTGTAATAAGAAAACTGTTACAGTCGTGAACAAGTGTTGGATTGGTCACAGGTTTGGGTCACTATTAACATATCCCAGATGATTTGGtggtataaaatgtgttttggagAAACATGAAGGATAAAAAATGGCTACTGTACAATATTTATTCAGATTTGAGGAGAAGAGAACTTTCCTCTTGGTCATGTTACCCCCTCTGCTGGCTGATTTATGTACTGCTCCATGAAAATtaaatcacagcatttaaatgtaGTGATTATCACTCACTGTTCATTTTACAAAGATTTATCTTGATcatatatgtacatgtattaTAGCTGAACTCTGTGTTATTGCTGCAGCATGCATATTGCGATGTTTACATATCAGTTATTGTACCAAATATCACCCTCTCTGCCAGCCGCTGTGTATGTCCTGTCAACAAGCCCGCCTGTAGAGAGCTACCTTTCTCTATTGTCCACCGCTACATGAGCATCACCTCGGAGCGCTCTGTACCCTCCGACATCTTCCAGATTCAGGCCACCAGCGTCTCCCCAGGGGCTTACAACACCTTCCGCATCCGCTCTGGTGACGAAAACGGAGACTTCTACATCAGGGTGAGAAGAGATATGATGTATCACTGACTTTGacatattttatgtttgaaGTGCACTGACCTAGAAACACTTTTACTTAGTGCTACGTGATTATATTAGGAAAACATTGTCTTTCTATTAAACATTGGTCAGTTATTGGTGGTGTCCACTTAATAAGATGGTGGTTCCTCCCTGACCACAGTTACTTAAAAAGTCCTTTAACACATTCCACACATTCATTTCAGTGCATCTTTACTAATTCATTTATCTTACAAAGGTCAAGGAATTTCTTTTAGTGTTGATTTAGAGTGGCAGGTCAGACTGCATTAAGTTACTTAAAAATTACCAACAAATTTAATTAGCCTGAGTTTCCAAGGAAAGCTTTAGTGTCAAAAGATGCTTTTGTTGGGGATTTTTGCTAAGAAAAACCAAATCTATGTTTCTGATCATGTGTaaaacagtacatttaaaatattgttttctctttgtttacTACTATGTATAGTCCAGCCTTACTGTTAGCTTTAATAATTAGACTCACAGGATATAGTCAGCCATGTCTGTATGTCCTGCTGATAAAGAGAGGGCTAAACATTTTGTTTAAACCCACTTGTATCTGCGCCCATAACAAGACATAAAGTCTGTTACATTTCATAGGAAGCACGGGTTGTGACCTCATTTAGTTGATACAAGCCTGTCTGACTGTATATTAAATATCCTGATGTGAAAACAAGATTTAACATGGTTTTGGATGCCTAATCCAATGATCTATGTTAAAGCTTTTTTGCTTATGTCCTTTGTCTACTGAAATATCTTCTCATAATTTACAGTTTCTTATTAACTCCTTATTACAGTGTAGGATATATATGCAGCCCCTCAATtctgcctctgtctgaaacaggccgtttttaGCTCTCTTTAAGGtccccctcctgatgagcccagaagctatgtaaataaataatagtagtcagatttcacttcttttcctcattctttactcaaaatgtaaacttctcaaatatattAATTCAAGTTTGGGCCCAAATCCgagaaatatgagagtggacaacATGAACACAACCACTTAAACAACCTTAACAACAAAGGCTACAGAACTTACAGCTGTTTGTGGGCGTAAGTGAACGATTTCACATCATCacaaggaggaagtagaggtattTTACAAACCAGCATTTAGGACAGGTTCAAGCcctgttttttgtcttgcagggagcattttacCTTCATTTACTTCAAGTTTtgtaactttgaccatgtttagcaCAAATGTCCAACAAAAAGTATGTTATGTCCCATTTACGTTTGTACCACCTGTTAAGATGTGATAGCCTACACCTTTATCATTCTTACTGTATGGGTACGCAGGGCTTTCAAAGATTCATGTTatccacacacactgaccttaATTTCCTCTGCAGCAGAAAAATATGCTCAGTaacatttcttttgtcttttccagCAAATCAATAATATCAGTGCAATGCTGGTGCTGGCCCGTGCTGTGTCAGGGCCGAGGGAGTACACGTTGGACCTGGAGATGGTGTCCGTAAACCCGCTGCTCACCTATCAGGGCAGCTACCAGACCAGCTCTGCCCTCAGACTCTCCATCTACGTTGGGCCGTACACCTTttaaagaaggaggagaggaagaagagtggagggacacagagaaagacggagagagagaaacgcAGATGCAAAACAAGTGGTCAATGCAGTTCAACCAGTCACTGTGATGTTACACGTTTAGTCTTCGAAGACAAGTCACACATTTCTTAAGTGTAAGAATATTCATGCAGCACAGTATACAGATacacagctttaaaataattagtCCAGTCAAATGTGTTCCCTTATGTTTAATCTGtccattttcatcattatttttttccactttacaCATATCTGACAGCCTCATTCTGTGGTCAATGTGTATAAAAAGGGATTGTACTCATCTGTTCAGGGTGATAACAAATCtgtgtgacatgttttttttctgtctgccttCAGATGGAATGATTCACACCCAGCGTCACTTcattaatctgttttttctAAACCAATTTTACACCCTTATCTTTCGGTTCCCCTCTGTTTGTCACTTTATTTTTGTCAGTCCCCATTTCCTGTTGACAGACATGATTCAGTAACCACTCAGTTCAGACCTCAGCATCCACACTCCTCCTTTACCCTCCGCTGTCCATTCCCATGTTCCAGCTCTCTGTCACTGCCGTTTGTAGGTTCGTCACATTGCTGATCGTGTtgtactttgtatttttttttgtctaagaTTTGAACCCAAATTAAACAATATACCTTTTAAACTGTGTGACTCAGTGAAATTCTTTTATGTAGACCTCAGAGGACATGTTGACATGTCAGAATAGGAAAAGCAAAGGTGtgaataataaaagtaatgctTCAGTTTCAGGATCCTTTCAGGGTCCTACTTTTCGACTATGACAAGGCCAAAATGTTGCAAAAATACCCCAGAATTTACTTGTTCCAGCTTTTCAAACATGAAGATTTGCTACTTTTCTTTGATTTGTGAGCGTAAACTCAATATTTTTGTGTTGAAGATGTTACTTTGGACTCTGGGAACTTTAAGTGAACTTTTTTACGCTGTATTCTGACACTGGGCTAACTGGGCTTCGTCTCTTAATTGTTTTCTTAAATTCagcatttattgatttttttggggTCAGTCAATCAAACATTCAATATGGAATAATTCACACTGCCCAAGAATATCAAATCCTCTCCCAGCCTCATTGTCTTGTCTTGCCCAGAAAAGAGTGTACAGGATTTAAAGTAATACGTctgtgtaaaaaataataataatggtaaaatTGATCAAATAAAAGTCACAGTGACTGTTTAATAGTAATACTTGGTAAAATTGATCAAATAAAAGTCACAGTGACTGTTTAATAGTAATACTAATAGTTGAATACTGTGGCAGTAAAGGCTGCTTCTATCCTAGCTGCAGAT encodes:
- the efemp2a gene encoding EGF-containing fibulin-like extracellular matrix protein 2a, which gives rise to MQGVCVSILCVCICVSVLLRSAISQPHTESDTYTECTDGYHWDPQTEHCKDINECETIPDACKGEMKCFNHYGGYLCLPRSASVIPAPEAPITPTEAFNPCPLGYEPQGDSCVDVDECERDEHDCQPSQDCVNTLGAFTCQCPDGYRKVGTECIDIDECRYRYCQHRCVNVPGSFSCQCEPGFQLAGNNRSCIDVNECDMGAPCSQRCYNTYGTFLCRCDPGYELGPDGFVCNDIDECSYSSYLCQYQCVNEPGKFSCVCPEGYQLLGTRLCQDINECETGEHQCTDTQTCVNIHGRYQCVDTNRCQEPYVQVSENRCVCPVNKPACRELPFSIVHRYMSITSERSVPSDIFQIQATSVSPGAYNTFRIRSGDENGDFYIRQINNISAMLVLARAVSGPREYTLDLEMVSVNPLLTYQGSYQTSSALRLSIYVGPYTF